One Aegilops tauschii subsp. strangulata cultivar AL8/78 chromosome 7, Aet v6.0, whole genome shotgun sequence genomic window carries:
- the LOC109753223 gene encoding uncharacterized protein isoform X2 has protein sequence MFEGVVSQVLAGLLGRYVKGIQKEQLKIGIWNEEINLENVELILEAFDYLQLPFALKTGRIGKLSIKIPWKKLGWDPIIIVIEDVFVCAYPREDSEWGSESLGKRELAGKLAKLNAIELAKFSRRVTDNQTGQSLLSYMSAKILDNIQVSIQNVHIIYVESHNDQGSFIFGLVFNSLSMQTDTQKQSFAMSLMARSRQDEVNKKINISNVGIYCQQLEEQQNLNDVGALTDAQSNFSLGLAHPRDDYLINPFCVTVSVLANNSGKRDGVPQYDMTAELTALVLSIDEIQLQQILNLCDHFTICALRTKYGRYRPPESFLSKRHKGWQIMWWQYAKDSIMADVKRRLKKTSWRFLGKRLEYRRKYVNLYRTKLELLQKGQLVSKDILQKLETLDKECDIDDIVSYRTIAEQRLQDLSVKSTKDNFSSPGSPRTDEPSAGAGRGWLNWLSLGMLGAGGTADTSSFAGVVSEDIIKDIYEGTEFHPVSSAENHLTKENYYSLRLSIPQILTTVTSRFGMKLIDGMFTGLGTEYKIWDDSATILAWLDSLEITNPLNKNKVLLAEKCSTGDGLGAPVISIQVDFLKSNENSEASTRVVVQEFNVIYEPELFFNLLHIYDLFSSFQFQHDRVLSSLNRFDNFGTRLLSKLEYMSVNQKKLLWDLRIHHFVIKLPSYDCGRELTMVFEAEDISMRSKDRVDDDSQTQDNNYFLDYMSKKTSTCFSDSLLPGLQLDDLYNHFEVSLTGFEVKVLMASRHDITSTLVKLDASIVLGLCIFLDEPMLKQLEVASIVRSANIYFSRTMYSAVVNLSTYLKESNLVGSNTSVDTKTNGPNKPALNMSASLKLDKLSLRVDLEDNGKECSLITVSVGDIDIRYAVWELSELWIITKMVEITSTDLKNKSNSHVLCSSGNYKTSTCVDLTGFPESFAAEACLKLHYRTHKYNDQIHHVYQLNLNDVDLHVHPSVFGQIKKFLSNLDAVSPGGSAVVSSMDQSSMKPKAANAKFPKLSLADICGAGSTSFGGVSVDHFPFLHADIISNFGCLETRDVQALDITPSNGYSAPELSSNVQCKTEHSNCSSNSLNNTNNVSTTVLDLSLVSVRTHFHESCGILATLTVPESIATFSLVDATSWDLLLSAKDILLASPWTSPSVSEVLWGTYSHGNSNVLNVRVKKDLSALSTEVCIATQNVCCVLPTKLLAMIIGYFLLDDWDPMVEEHHSVASNNLECSGELHDSITYTIEICDCVILFPIENQELFCIKLGVPYFFCEFIPTGISAEFVKHIPKEFFSSECTLSSRVDVISLCSRDASISLVFLNEKTKFIPKLDEDMPARIHPLVEKLDAGIWIQVPCKTLSCSEQPLLATFIMSKISKCNLISEDLYFMDGMETVFRITDELTSIVKESKMYEGNARQFLERRRSNEESVESNEPINITISIKDLVVLFGHSKDKELPLEKVATANLEFDVSAVMVNEKPEHVDMDIVSLALHSSGGHTLVSIVSDGPSSPILIKFTKHHAGRDEILITVPFFEIWLYLVDWDIIINHFHSCIGKEDNSLHAGHPAASPHFSSSAMSSFLESESQDNSYLVVTCESIAVVVHVPIWEKEQNENSNYPRVDGNSGSYLIHHADDTQSNERRGCKFVTLTFESKHFVVMLGESWVKFKCDLDRVKVILEMIQVSKGASVPFMHISKIKAGGYIHQSETDMLHLSVDLQAEYMDISFSHQIFSFWRSIELRFPKSSSSASSFCSVTLKAGLRKGSLLLNDGRWSSHGPVIETLVKNLSLQFSQMGVETEVSAFVDFLINYNNIDKVMWEPFIEPSSFQLNILRKCADHALDVSPITEVSLNSSKQLNVNISEPLIEAIFRLSEMITDSLNPSSGGDLREDPGIVRLSRDDVHTRRYAPYILSNDTSLPFSFKVYRGAVNSDDIDSFSIVDENSVPAGYSVPIFVEETLDEFFFQHREARSSEHLIEKWMSAVSHYMISIEFDGTSGSSKPMSIDLVGIYFFEVNFSSSKKPILGEESLEAFGSGRKGSHHDGLIVPVVLDVSLQNYSKLVRVYSTVILFNATSMPLELRFDIPFGVSSKVIGPILPNKEIPLPVHLSEAGQIRWHPVGRTYLWSETHSLSSLLSRESRVGFMKSSVCYPSHPSNDPFRCCVSVEEYTVPSSSSAQKGQYCTDHLNAQPILGNTAPRASKQVLTRTHFIRQVRLSTPLLIKNNLPVCVSLTIDNGGVAHQVSLKEVGTASIYFVDPSNDLGITFHIQDYRSVTIKFPRVESFSNGATSNGLKFSLIETIAFYSNVSKCPFNVMLEKATDAHSGARELCLSVPFLLYNCTDLLLTVTEISYERSGSTLLIPCSFELDGHTRHVLGKNGLSLVSEDPSIQHFASKMPQLDFIDGRSSHSNRRVANNSEHVQKECDGEAKAYMFAPAGHTPPTELSVKLNASVPNSGTETTRRDWSSPFLLVPSSGSTSLTIPQSSTSSAFLIAVTSVPVSTELFGRTKAIAFQPRYVICNACSNDMFYKQKGTRFSKHLSSGQHSFLHWADTARELLVSIRFDGPGWQWSGSFFPDRLGDAQVKMRNSASGVSNMVRVEVQNADIDMHSKKIAGRNNSTTGTILILLSDDKTGFVPYRIDNFSLEKLRIYQQRCESIETIVYPYTSCQYAWDEPCYPHRLIVEVPGERSLGTYSLDVLSDDVHVALPSTPEKAERKFGISVHAEGAIKVLSIIDSNCHNMDTKEAGVLGSREPKDADHKQEIELNFTEVIKIHLPFMGISLISSSPQELLFASAKDMTFVAMQSLDQQRITVEIPSMQIDNQFSDSPYPVMLSFEGSHKGKSINFLKSKDTKLKSLNESRSSNTPEPVLRFAAVKWRTKDTSFLSYQRINISVAPFCLELEERLVLSMIDFFRSVSSRVHFGLLEKSVDSSILCGATDIFGEYAKISKNLSDKPQSSYTVDTDQDNGLLPSVIPIGAPWQQIHLLARKQKKVYIELFELTPVKLTFSFTSTPWLNRNEGVSDPSTSFNNSTAIQRGLMALIDVEGVPVHLGEIMVENLMASWQSIQDILVRHYSRQLLHELYKVFGSAGVIGNPMGFARNVGFGLKDFMSASRKGKLQSPVELLNGIAQGSKNLIGSTVYAVSSATSHFSKTAYKVLSELQFDHWKLRSPEVMGSHSSWKFVMQGLVAFTYDEQTASKLDERDRQLGLHGEGVLNGFLEGLTGLLQSPIRGAEKHGLPGVISGIAMGTAGLVARPMASILEATGRTAQSIRNRSNPHESNRLRVRFSRPVARDRPLFPYSWEEAVGVSLLLQADCGRLKDETFVVCKILREPAKFLVLSEKLLLLVSSRYLVDLGSPQFAGVPPDPQWAIETEMNLKSIVHLDRAQEVVNIVGSNGETSPRDKRGRSRDIALSSAFIPLFHFSVELPSIEDAEGTLQFLMALIEKGKARRWDKNILHRSNIC, from the exons GTCATTGATGGCTAGGTCCAGACAAGATGAAGTGAACAAGAAGATAAATATATCGAATGTTGGAATTTACTGTCAACAGTTAGAAGAACAGCAGAATCTAAATGATGTTGGTGCTCTTACTGATGCTCAGTCTAATTTCAGTCTCGGGTTGGCCCACCCAAGAGATGATTATCTTATAAATCCATTTTGTGTGACTGTGTCTGTGCTT GCCAACAACTCCGGAAAGCGTGATGGTGTGCCTCAGTATGACATGACTGCAGAACTAACTGCATTG GTTCTATCAATAGATGAAATCCAGCTTCAGCAAATTTTGAATCTCTGTGATCACTTCACCATCTGTGCTCTGCGAACAAA ATATGGTCGTTACCGCCCGCCTGAGAGCTTTTTATCTAAGAGACATAAAGGTTGGCAGATAATGTGGTGGCAGTATGCCAAGGATTCTATCATGGCAGACGTTAAAAGAAGACTGAAGAAAACCTCTTGGAGGTTCTTGGGGAAGCGACT GGAGTACCGTCGGAAATATGTCAATTTGTACCGAACGAAATTGGAGCTCTTGCAGAAAGGACAG CTTGTAAGTAAAGACATTCTACAAAAGCTGGAAACTCTGGACAAAGAATGTGATATAGATGATATAGTTAGCTACAGAACAATTGCAGAGCAACGACTACAG GATTTGTCTGTGAAATCTACAAAAGACAACTTTTCTAGTCCAGGAAGTCCTCGAACTGATGAGCCGTCAGCAGGGGCAGGCCGAGGATGGTTAAACTGGCTTTCTCTTGGAATGCTTGGTGCTGGTGGAACAGCTGACACTAGTTCATTTGCTGGTGTTGTTTCAGAAGACATTATTAAG GATATATACGAGGGAACAGAATTTCATCCTGTTTCTTCTGCTGAAAATCATCTGACAAAGGAAAACTACTACTCTTTGAGACTATCTATTCCTCAAATACTCACAACTGTCACCTCCAG ATTTGGCATGAAGCTTATCGATGGGATGTTTACTGGTCTTGGTACTGAATATAAAATATGGGATGATTCAGCAACTATCCTTGCTTGGCTTGATTCACTTGAGATAACTAACCCGTTGAATAAAAATAAAGTCTTGCTGGCTGAAAAG TGTAGCACTGGTGATGGTCTAGGTGCACCTGTTATCAGTATTCAAGTAGACTTTCTGAAGTCAAACGAAAACTCAGAAGCTTCAACACGG GTTGTTGTCCAGGAATTCAATGTCATATACGAACCAGAACTCTTCTTTAATCTCCTGCACATCTATGATTTGTTTTCCTCTTTCCAATTCCAGCATGATAGG GTGCTTTCCTCGCTAAACCGTTTTGATAATTTTGGAACAAGACTTCTTTCCAAACTGGA GTACATGTCTGTGAACCAAAAGAAACTTCTCTGGGATTTAAGGATTCACCATTTCGTCATAAAGCTACCATCATATGATTGTGGAAGAGAACTTACTATG GTTTTTGAGGCTGAAGATATATCCATGCGATCCAAAGATAGAGTTGACGATGATTCTCAGACACAAGATAACAATTATTTTCTTGATTACATGTCGAAGAAAACTTCTACTTGTTTTTCTGACAGCCTGCTACCTGGGTTGCAATTGGATGACCTATATAATCATTTTGAGGTTAGCCTCACCGGATTCGAG GTGAAGGTGTTGATGGCTAGTAGACATGATATAACCTCTACACTGGTCAAACTGGACGCTTCTATTGTCCTTGGATTGTGCATATTCTTGGATGAACCAATGCTGAAACAATTGGAG GTTGCTTCTATTGTGCGATCTGCCAATATCTACTTCTCTCGGACAATGTACAGTGCTGTTGTTAATTTGTCTACCTATCTGAAAGAAAGTAACCTAGTTGGAAGCAACACTTCCGTTGATACCAAGACTAATGGGCCCAATAAACCAGCCTTAAATATGTCTGCATCTCTCAAGCTGGACAAACTGAGTTTAAGGGTTGACCTCGAAGACAATGGCAAGGAATGTTCACTCATCACTGTTAGTGTTGGAGATATTGATATCAG GTATGCTGTGTGGGAATTGTCAGAACTTTGGATCATCACCAAGATGGTTGAAATTACTTCCACTGATCTGAAGAACAAATCGAATTCACATGTGCTATGTTCATCAGGAAACTACAAAACTAGCACTTGTGTAGACTTGACAGGTTTTCCTGAAAGTTTTGCTGCCGAGGCTTGCTTAAAGCTGCATTACAGGACTCATAAATATAATGATCAAATACATCATGTGTACCAGTTGAACTTAAATGATGTTGATCTGCATGTTCATCCGTCTGTATTTGGTCAGATAAAGAAGTTTTTGAGCAATCTTGATGCAGTATCTCCAGGTGGCAGTGCTGTTGTGTCCTCAATGGACCAGAGTTCCATGAAACCTAAGGCAGCCAATGCCAAATTTCCTAAGCTTTCATTGGCAGATATCTGTGGAGCAGGGAGCACATCATTTGGAGGAGTTTCTGTTGATCACTTTCCCTTTTTACATGCTGATATCATATCTAATTTCGGATGTTTAGAAACTCGAGATGTTCAAGCCTTAGATATTACACCTTCAAATGGTTACTCCGCACCAGAGCTTTCAAGCAATGTACAATGTAAAACTGAGCATTCTAACTGTTCATCTAACTCACTGAATAACACAAATAATGTCAGCACAACCGTTCTGGATTTATCACTTGTTTCGGTTAGAACACATTTCCATGAATCATGTGGTATTttagcaacactcactgttcccGAGTCTATAGCAACATTCTCACTGGTAGATGCAACTTCATGGGACCTATTGTTGTCTGCTAAAGATATATTGCTCGCTTCACCGTGGACATCACCAAGTGTCAGTGAGGTACTCTGGGGAACTTATTCACATGGTAATTCTAATGTACTCAACGTCCGTGTCAAAAAGGACTTGTCTGCCCTCTCAACTGAAGTATGTATTGCAACCCAAAATGTTTGTTGTGTATTACCAACAAAACTGCTGGCAATGATTATTGGATATTTTTTATTGGATGATTGGGATCCTATGGTGGAAGAGCATCACTCTGTGGCAAGTAACAATCTTGAGTGTTCCGGAGAATTGCATGACAGTATCACCTACACAATTGAGATATGTGATTGTGTTATACTTTTTCCTATTGAAAATCAAGAACTTTTTTGTATAAAACTTGGTGTTCCATATTTTTTCTGCGAGTTCATTCCAACTGGGATTTCAGCAGAATTTGTCAAGCATATTCCCAAAGAATTCTTCAGTTCAGAATGTACTCTTTCCAGTAGAGTTGATGTCATCAGCCTATGTTCAAGAGATGCATCCATATCACTTGTATTCCTGAATGAGAAAACAAAATTTATCCCGAAGCTTGATGAGGACATGCCTGCAAGAATACACCCTCTTGTGGAGAAGCTTGATGCCGGCATATGGATTCAAGTTCCTTGCAAAACACTATCCTGCTCCGAGCAGCCTTTGTTGGCCACTTTCATTATGAGCAAAATATCAAAATGCAATTTGATTTCTGAAG ATTTGTATTTTATGGACGGGATGGAGACAGTTTTTCGTATTACTGACGAGTTAACTTCAATTGTCAAAGAAAGTAAAATGTACGAAGGCAATGCCCGTCAGTTTTTAGAACGTAGAAGATCCAATGAGGAGAGTGTTGAATCTAATGAGCCTATTAATATTACTATTTCTATCAAGGATCTGGTGGTTCTCTTTGGTCACTCAAAAGATAAAGAATTGCCATTGGAGAAGGTTGCCACTGCAAACCTTGAGTTTGATGTTTCTGCTGTAATGGTTAATGAAAAACCTGAGCATGTTGACATGGATATTGTCTCTTTAGCTCTACACTCATCTGGTGGCCACACTCTTGTCTCCATAGTTTCTGATGGGCCATCATCTCCTATTCTAATCAAGTTCACAAAGCATCATGCTGGGCGAGATGAGATATTAATTACTGTACCCTTTTTCGAGATCTGGTTATATTTAGTTGATTGGGATATCATTATCAACCATTTTCATTCCTGCATAGGAAAGGAAGACAACAGTTTGCATGCGGGGCATCCAGCAGCTTCACCTCATTTTTCAAGCTCTGCAATGTCATCATTTCTTGAATCAGAATCACAAGACAATTCTTACTTGGTGGTAACATGTGAAAGTATTGCtgttgttgttcatgtacctatCTGGGAGAAAGAGCAAAATGAGAATAGCAATTATCCAAGGGTTGACGGGAATTCTGGTTCTTATTTGATCCACCATGCAGATGATACTCAATCCAATGAACGAAGAGGTTGCAAATTTGTCACCTTAACTTTTGAGAGTAAACATTTTGTGGTCATGTTAGGTGAAAGCTGGGTGAAGTTCAAATGTGATTTAGATAGAGTAAAAGTAATACTGGAGATGATCCAAGTGAGCAAGGGTGCCTCTGTTCCGTTCATGCATATATCTAAGATTAAAGCTGGTGGCTATATTCATCAATCAGAAACTGACATGCTACATCTTTCTGTTGATCTACAAGCAGAATACATGGATATTAGTTTTTCACACCAGATATTTAGTTTCTGGCGTAGTATAGAACTCAGATTTCCTAAATCGTCGTCATCAGCTTCCTCATTTTGTTCTGTGACATTGAAGGCGGGATTAAGAAAAGGTTCTCTCCTGCtaaatgatggaagg TGGAGCAGTCATGGGCCTGTTATAGAGACGTTGGTGAAGAACTTGTCACTGCAATTTAGTCAAATGGGTGTTGAGACTGAAGTTTCTGCTTTTGTTGACTTTCTGATAAACTACAACAACATCGACAAG GTTATGTGGGAACCTTTTATAGAGCCCTCAAGTTTTCAGTTAAACATACTTCGAAAATGTGCTGATCATGCACTGGATGTATCTCCCATTACTGAGGTGTCGCTAAATTCAAGCAAGCAGCTTAATGTTAATATATCAGAGCCCTTGATCGAG GCTATCTTCAGACTTAGTGAGATGATCACAGATTCTCTTAATCCAAGTAGTGGAGGTGATCTTCGAGAAGATCCTGGGATCGTGAGGTTAAGCCGTGATGATGTGCACACCAGGAGATACGCACCATATATTCTCTCAAATGACACATCACTGCCATTTAGTTTCAAGGTGTATCGTGGTGCTGTTAATTCAGATGACATTGATAGTTTCTCTATAGTAGATGAGAATTCTGTGCCGGCAGGATATTCTGtcccgatatttgttgaagaaactCTAGATGAATTCTTCTTCCAGCACAGGGAAGCACGATCATCTGAACACCTCATCGAGAAATGGATGAGTGCAGTCTCACACTATATGATTTCCATTGAATTTGATGGGACTTCCGGGTCCTCTAAGCCAATGTCAATTGACCTTGTGGGCATTTACTTCTTTGAAGTCAACTTCTCTTCAAGTAAGAAGCCAATTCTTGGTGAGGAAAGCTTGGAAGCATTTGGATCTGGTAGAAAGGGTAGCCATCATGATGGATTAATTGTGCCTGTTGTACTCGATGTTTCCTTGCAGAATTATAGCAAACTTGTACGAGTTTACTCAACG GTCATACTCTTCAATGCAACATCAATGCCCCTTGAGTTGCGGTTTGATATACCATTTGGTGTTTCTTCaaag GTAATCGGGCCAATTCTTCCAAACAAAGAGATTCCCCTGCCGGTTCATTTGTCTGAGGCTGGCCAGATTAGGTGGCATCCTGTTGGCAGAACTTATTTGTGGAGTGAAACCCACTCCTTATCAAGTTTGCTTTCACGTGAAAGCAGGGTGGGTTTTATGAAATCATCTGTGTGCTATCCTTCTCACCCTAGTAATGATCCATTTCGCTGCTGTGTATCTGTTGAAGAGTACACTGTCCCTTCATCTAGTAGTGCCCAGAAAGGTCAGTACTGCACTGACCATTTGAATGCACAACCAATTCTTGGAAATACTGCTCCAAGGGCTTCTAAGCAGGTTTTAACAAGAACACATTTCATCCGGCAAGTCCGACTTAGTACACCTCTTCTCATAAAGAACAATCTCCCTGTGTGTGTATCTTTGACAATAGATAATGGTGGGGTTGCACATCAGGTTTCACTTAAGGAG GTGGGTACCGCCTCTATTTATTTTGTTGACCCCTCCAACGATCTTGGAATCACATTTCATATTCAAGATTACAGATCCGTGACCATAAAGTTTCCCCGTGTGGAATCCTTCTCTAATGGAGCCACATCAAATGGCTTGAAATTCTCCTTAATAGAGACGATCGCGTTCTACTCAAATGTGTCGAAAT GTCCTTTCAATGTTATGCTGGAGAAAGCAACAGATGCTCATTCTGGTGCAAGAGAGCTGTGCCTTTCCGTGCCATTTCTTTTGTACAATTGCACAGATCTCTTGCTTACAGTCACAGAAATCAGCTATGAGAGGAGCGGGTCCACCCTTTTGATCCCGTGCAGTTTTGAGTTAGATGGGCACACAAGACATGTGCTTGGGAAAAATGGCCTTTCTCTTGTTTCAGAAGACCCATCCATACA GCACTTTGCAAGTAAAATGCCACAGTTGGATTTTATTGATGGACGCAGCTCTCATTCAAACAGAAGAGTTGCAAATAACAGTGAGCATGTGCAGAAAGAATGTGACGGAGAGGCTAAAGCTTATATGTTTGCTCCTGCTGGACATACACCTCCAACTGAACTTTCAGTTAAGCTGAATGCATCTGTACCTAATAGTGGAACTGAAACAACTCGACGAGATTGGTCGAGTCCATTTCTCCTTGTCCCTTCCAGTGGTTCAACGAGTCTCACTATTCCACAATCATCTACTTCTAGTGCCTTCTTAATAGCCGTAACATCTGTACCTGTTTCGACAGAACTTTTTGGGAGGACAAAGGCTATTGCTTTCCAGCCGAG ATATGTAATTTGTAATGCATGCAGCAATGATATGTTCTATAAACAAAAGGGAACAAGATTTTCTAAGCATTTGAGCTCGGGACAACACTCTTTTCTTCACTGGGCTGATACAGCCAG AGAGTTGCTTGTCTCGATTCGATTTGATGGGCCAGGATGGCAATGGTCTGGTAGCTTTTTCCCTGACCGCCTGGGAGATGCCCAAGTGAAAATGAGGAATAGTGCCTCAGGTGTATCAAATATGGTTCGAGTGGAAGTACAAAATGCTGATATAGACATGCATAGCAAAAAAATTGCTGGAAGAAACAATAGTACTACCGGTACAATACTGATTCTGCTGTCTGATGATAAGACTGGTTTTGTACCTTACAGGATTGACAACTTTTCGCTCGAG AAACTGCGGATATATCAGCAGAGATGTGAATCTATTGAAACAATTGTATATCCTTACACATCATGTCAATATGCCTGGGATGAACCTTGCTATCCTCACCGTCTTATTGTTGAG GTTCCTGGGGAACGGAGTTTGGGTACATACAGTCTGGATGTTCTCAGTGATGATGTTCATGTGGCCCTACCTTCCACACCTGAG AAAGCCGAAAGAAAATTTGGCATCTCGGTGCACGCGGAGGGAGCAATAAAG GTGCTCAGTATTATTGATTCAAATTGTCACAACATGGACACAAAAGAAGCAGGTGTCCTTGGATCAAGGGAACCAAAGGATGCTGATCACAAACAGGAGATCGAGTTGAACTTCACTGAAGTTATCAAAATACACTTACCATTCATGGGCATATCTTTGATAAGCTCTTCTCCTCAG GAATTGTTGTTTGCTTCTGCCAAGGATATGACGTTTGTTGCCATGCAGAGCTTAGATCAGCAGAGGATTACGGTTGAAATACCAAGTATGCAAATTGATAATCAATTCTCTGACAGCCCATACCCTGTCATGCTGTCATTTGAGGGAAGTCACAAGGGAAAATCGATTAATTTTTTGAAGAGTAAAGATACCAAGCTGAAATCTCTAAATGAGAGTAGAAGTTCTAATACCCCAGAACCTGTGCTGCGGTTCGCTGCAGTAAAATGGAGAACTAAAGATACATCATTTCTTTCGTATCAACGTATAAACATCAG TGTAGCACCTTTCTGCCTTGAACTTGAAGAACGACTTGTCCTGAGCATGATTGACTTTTTTAGATCCGTTTCCTCTAGAGTGCATTTTGGTCTGTTGGAGAAAAGTGTAGACTCAAGTATTTTATGTGGTGCTACTGATATTTTTGGTGAATATGCAAAAATTTCAAAAAACCTGTCAGACAAGCCCCAAAGCTCCTACACAGTGGACACTGATCAAGACAATGGACTGCTGCCGTCTGTTATCCCGATTGGTGCACCATGGCAACAGATACACCTATTAGCCAGGAAACAGAAAAAAGTATATATTGAATTGTTTGAGTTGACTCCTGTCAAGTTAACTTTCAG TTTTACTAGCACTCCATGGCTCAATAGGAATGAAGGTGTCTCAGACCCCAGCACAAGCTTCAACAACAGTACTGCAATTCAG AGAGGCCTTATGGCTCTCATTGACGTTGAAGGAGTACCAGTTCATCTAGGAGAAATAATGGTAGAAAATCTTATGGCAAGTTGGCAATCCATCCAGGACATTCTTGTGAGGCACTATAGCAGGCAGTTGCTTCATGAACTCTATAAG GTTTTTGGCTCTGCTGGCGTTATAGGGAATCCTATGGGTTTTGCCAGGAATGTTGGATTTGGCTTAAAAGACTTTATGTCTGCCTCAAGGAAAGGGAAATTGCAG AGTCCTGTTGAGCTATTAAACGGTATCGCACAAGGTTCAAAAAATCTTATTGGCAGTACGGTTTATGCAGTCAGTAGCGCCACTTCTCACTTTAGTAAAACTGCCTATAAGGTATTATCTGAGCTCCAGTTTGATCATtggaaattacgctctccagaaGTCATGGGCTCTCATAGCTCATGGAAATTTGTTATGCAGGGCCTTGTTGCGTTTACATATGATGAGCAAACCGCTTCCAAACTGGATGAACGGGACAGACAGCTAGGTTTGCATGGGGAAGGAGTACTGAATGGGTTTCTAGAG GGTCTGACTGGGCTCCTCCAATCACCAATCAGAGGTGCTGAGAAACATGGTCTTCCTGGGGTTATCTCAG GTATAGCAATGGGAACAGCTGGGCTTGTGGCTAGGCCTATGGCCAGTATTCTTGAAGCCACAGGCAGAACTGCACAGAGCATAAGAAACCGAAGCAATCCTCATGAATCCAACCGCCTGCGTGTCCGTTTCTCGAGGCCTGTGGCCAGAGATCGCCCTTTGTTCCCATACTCCTGGGAAGAAGCAGTTGGAGTATCTTTGCTTCTCCAAGCTGATTGTGGCAGGCTGAAGGACGAAACATTTGTCGTGTGCAAGATACTCCGGGAGCCCGCAAAGTTCCTTGTGCTTAGTGAGAAACTGCTGCTGCTAGTCTCAAGCCGGTATTTGGTGGATTTGGGGTCACCCCAGTTTGCTGGTGTTCCTCCTGACCCACAGTGGGCGATTGAAACTGAGATGAACCTGAAATCTATTGTTCATCTGGACAGAGCTCAGGAGGTAGTGAACATTGTTGGGAGCAACGGCGAAACATCGCCAAGGGACAAAAGAGGCAGATCAAGAGACATTGCCCTGAGCTCAGCCTTCATCCCACTATTTCATTTCAGTGTCGAGCTGCCAAGCATCGAAGATGCAGAGGGCACGTTGCAGTTCTTAATGGCACTTATTGAGAAGGGAAAGGCAAGGAGATGGGACAAGAACATCCTTCACCGAAGCAACATTTGCTGA